In the Parasteatoda tepidariorum isolate YZ-2023 chromosome 3, CAS_Ptep_4.0, whole genome shotgun sequence genome, one interval contains:
- the LOC107447130 gene encoding zinc finger CCCH domain-containing protein 14-like isoform X1 yields MSLIKDIKISAPVRPFQQIKRKAVEDIAAKNSKSMKRDPETEKLQQTPRCRFFPKCRMGQKCHFQHPTCKYNAACRNLKCIYRHIGRRKIELFENKENEQPNSFRLLLEKLEKQKPNPYKWVKHKDVGAKKDVP; encoded by the exons ATGTCTCTGATCAAGGATATTAA aatctcTGCACCTGTTAGACCCTTTCAACAGATAAAGAGAAAAGCGGTTGAAGATATTGCTGCTAAAAACAGCAAGAGTATGAAAAGAGATCCTGAAACAGAGAAACTTCAGCAAACTCCCAGGTGCCGATTTTTTCCGAAGTGCCGCATGGGTCAAAAGTGCCACTTCCAGCATCCAACCTGCAAGTATAATGCCGCATGCAGAAATCTGAAGTGCATTTACCGACACATTGGTCGCAGAAAAATAGAACTCTTCGAGAACAAGGAGAACGAGCAACCCAACAGTTTCCGATTGCTGCTcgagaaattagaaaaacaaaagccTAATCCATATAAATGGGTAAAACATAAAGATGTTGGTGCAAAAAAAGATGTACCATAG
- the LOC107447130 gene encoding zinc finger CCCH domain-containing protein 14-like isoform X2, giving the protein MSLLKDIKISAPVRPFQQIKRKAVEDIAAKNSKSMKRDPETEKLQQTPRCRFFPKCRMGQKCHFQHPTCKYNAACRNLKCIYRHIGRRKIELFENKENEQPNSFRLLLEKLEKQKPNPYKWVKHKDVGAKKDVP; this is encoded by the coding sequence aatctcTGCACCTGTTAGACCCTTTCAACAGATAAAGAGAAAAGCGGTTGAAGATATTGCTGCTAAAAACAGCAAGAGTATGAAAAGAGATCCTGAAACAGAGAAACTTCAGCAAACTCCCAGGTGCCGATTTTTTCCGAAGTGCCGCATGGGTCAAAAGTGCCACTTCCAGCATCCAACCTGCAAGTATAATGCCGCATGCAGAAATCTGAAGTGCATTTACCGACACATTGGTCGCAGAAAAATAGAACTCTTCGAGAACAAGGAGAACGAGCAACCCAACAGTTTCCGATTGCTGCTcgagaaattagaaaaacaaaagccTAATCCATATAAATGGGTAAAACATAAAGATGTTGGTGCAAAAAAAGATGTACCATAG